One part of the Pecten maximus chromosome 1, xPecMax1.1, whole genome shotgun sequence genome encodes these proteins:
- the LOC117339545 gene encoding LOW QUALITY PROTEIN: COP9 signalosome complex subunit 3-like (The sequence of the model RefSeq protein was modified relative to this genomic sequence to represent the inferred CDS: inserted 1 base in 1 codon) yields MAGALENYVNTVQNLSSQGNFAQLCEFIGKSADTLAKNASHLDNVLATLDIQQHSLGILGILCVKYNMPNIPDFETLFVQTQEFINSCNGEHVRYATDSYSDLCHKLTVNLVEQKQPLRGIGILTKSISKIQLSESQLTSIHADLCQLCLLSKNMKPALQFLDVDITDISKEGGHYDAKDFLLYYYYGGMIYTALKXYDRALYMYEIVVTTPSMAVSHIMLEAYKKYILTALILHGKVPNVPKYTSPVVARYIKPLCQSYHDLAAIYATNNPADLHTTVTKHVEVFIRDNNMGLVKQCITSMFKKNIQRLTKTFLTLSLTDMANRVQLSGPKEAEKYVLHMIEDGEIYATINQKDGMVRFHDNPEQYKSAAVLAQIDKEMQKCMQLDEKLKEMDREIEVNPQYVQKSSGMHEDELPGSSTKGQGY; encoded by the exons ATGGCGGGTGCTCTGGAAAATTACGTGAATACAGTCCAGAATTTATCATCACAGG GGAACTTTGCCCAGTTATGTGAGTTTATCGGTAAAAGTGCAGACACACTAGCCAAGAATGCCAGTCACCTGGACAATGTGTTAGCTACTCTGGACATTCAACAGCACTCCCTTGGAATTCTGGGAATCCT ATGTGTAAAGTACAACATGCCAAACATTCCTGATTTTGAGACATTATTTGTACAAACTCAGGAATtcatcaacagctgtaatggaGAGCATGTGCGCTATGCTACCGACAGCT ACTCGGATCTTTGTCACAAGCTGACTGTAAATTTAGTGGAACAAAAACAACCATTGAGAGGAATCGGTATCCTCACCAAGTCCATCAGTAAGATCCAGTTGTCAGAGTCTCAGCTGACCTCCATACACGCCGACTTGTGTCAG ttatgtCTGCTTTCTAAGAACATGAAGCCAGCTCTGCAGTTCCTTGATGTCGACATTACAGACATCAGTAAAGAG GGAGGACATTATGATGCCAAGGATTTCTTGCTTTACTATTACTACGGAGGGATGATCTACACCGCCCTCA ACTACGACCGAGCTCTTTATATGTACGAGATT GTCGTCACCACTCCTAGTATGGCTGTTAGTCACATCATGTTGGAGGCCTATAAAAAGTACATCCTCACCGCACTTATCTTACACGGAAAA gtACCCAATGTTCCCAAATACACATCACCAGTTGTTGCAAGATATATAAAA CCATTGTGCCAGTCTTACCATGATCTGGCGGCTATTTATGCCACGAACAACCCAGCAGACCTCCACACCACTGTCACCAAGCATGTAGAGGTGTTTATAAGG GACAACAACATGGGCCTAGTAAAGCAGTGTATCACGTCAATGTTTAAGAAAAATATCCAACGACTTACAAAA ACATTTCTAACATTATCACTAACTGACATGGCAAACAGAGTCCAACTATCTGGACCCAAGGAGGCTGAGAAATACGTCCTACACATG ATTGAAGATGGTGAAATCTACGCTACTATTAATCAAAAAGATGGCATGGTACGCTTTCATGACAACCCTGAACAGTACAAGAGTGCTGCTGTGTTAGCTCAGATAGATAAAGAG ATGCAGAAATGTATGCAATTGGATGAAAAATTGAAGGAAATGGACAGAGAAATAGAGGTGAACCCACAATATGTACAAAAG AGTTCAGGAATGCATGAGGACGAATTACCAGGGAGTTctaccaaaggtcaaggttactaa